A genome region from Alteripontixanthobacter maritimus includes the following:
- the rnd gene encoding ribonuclease D, with amino-acid sequence MKIHDLITDTETLAAMCKRLAEGEFVAVDTEFMRENTYYPELCLVQIGNEEEAAAVDPLAKGIDLQPLLDLMCDNEDVLKIFHAGGQDVEIVFNLTGKTPFPIFDTQIAMMAISQSEQIGYANLVESWLGITVDKGARFTDWSRRPLTDRQIEYAIGDVTHLATIFPKMLKKLVKTGRGAWLNAEMEKLADPDNYRNDPTLAWRRIRAQGRKPDVLGRLKALAAWREGEAQHKDIPRGRIVRDETLADIASHPPKKQADLAKVRGLSNAWRENDIGKRMMKVLEEAEPLPKDELPDRPKRGAPLGKEGALVADLLKLLLKIRSREIDVASRLLTRSDELEALAAGVRELPILQGWRYDAFGKDALELVEGRTGFAVKDGRLAMTSIGDAPEDAAGDGR; translated from the coding sequence ATGAAAATCCATGACCTGATTACGGACACCGAAACGCTGGCTGCGATGTGCAAGCGTCTGGCAGAAGGCGAGTTTGTCGCCGTCGATACCGAATTCATGCGCGAGAACACCTACTACCCCGAACTCTGCCTGGTGCAGATCGGAAACGAGGAAGAGGCTGCTGCCGTAGACCCGCTCGCGAAAGGCATCGACCTTCAGCCGCTGCTGGACCTGATGTGCGACAATGAGGACGTGCTGAAGATCTTCCACGCCGGCGGACAGGATGTGGAAATCGTGTTCAACCTGACCGGCAAGACGCCCTTCCCGATTTTCGATACGCAAATCGCGATGATGGCAATCAGCCAGTCGGAACAGATCGGCTATGCCAATCTGGTCGAAAGCTGGCTGGGCATTACCGTCGACAAGGGCGCGCGCTTCACGGATTGGAGCCGCCGCCCGCTGACCGACAGGCAGATCGAATACGCCATCGGCGATGTGACGCATCTGGCCACGATCTTTCCCAAGATGCTGAAAAAGCTGGTCAAGACAGGCCGCGGCGCCTGGCTGAATGCCGAGATGGAAAAATTGGCCGATCCGGATAATTACCGCAACGATCCCACCCTCGCCTGGAGGCGCATCCGCGCGCAGGGCCGCAAGCCCGACGTGCTCGGCCGGTTGAAAGCGCTGGCCGCGTGGCGCGAGGGAGAGGCGCAGCACAAGGACATTCCGCGAGGCCGCATCGTGCGCGATGAAACTTTGGCCGATATCGCTAGCCATCCGCCGAAGAAACAGGCCGATCTCGCCAAGGTGCGCGGGCTGAGCAACGCATGGCGCGAGAACGACATTGGCAAGCGCATGATGAAAGTGCTTGAGGAAGCCGAACCGCTGCCGAAAGACGAACTGCCCGACCGCCCCAAGCGCGGCGCGCCGCTGGGCAAGGAAGGCGCCCTGGTGGCGGACTTGCTCAAGCTGTTGCTCAAGATTCGCAGCCGCGAAATCGACGTGGCCAGCCGCTTGCTAACACGATCGGACGAGCTGGAAGCGCTCGCCGCAGGTGTACGCGAGCTGCCGATCCTGCAGGGCTGGCGCTACGATGCCTTTGGCAAGGATGCGCTGGAACTGGTCGAAGGGCGCACCGGCTTTGCAGTCAAGGACGGGCGGCTAGCCATGACCAGCATCGGGGACGCTCCGGAAGATGCTGCTGGAGACGGGCGCTAA
- a CDS encoding hydrogen peroxide-inducible genes activator produces the protein MSTYLPTIKQLQYLVALHEHGHFGRAATASFVSQSTLSAGIRELETLLGVTLVERSRRVVRFTQLGEQVVEKAHRLLREAEDLTDLAAASGKPLSGELRLSVIPTIAPFLLPRILPRLRRERPGLKLFLREEPSQDALDSLHQGRADCVLLALPFDTGEVGHAHIADDALLVAFPKDDPRDPPAMISPASIDEGRLLLLEDGHCLKDHALAVCQRPELGGSSTMIGTSLHTLVQMVDNGLGLTILPQMALDANILAGTEVVARPLKSPAATREIALVWRKNSPRASDFELLAGELRAG, from the coding sequence ATGAGCACGTACCTTCCCACCATCAAGCAGCTGCAATATCTCGTTGCGCTGCACGAACACGGCCATTTCGGCCGGGCGGCGACGGCGAGCTTTGTATCTCAGTCGACGCTGAGCGCCGGTATCCGCGAGCTGGAAACCTTGCTGGGAGTGACTCTGGTGGAGCGCAGCCGCCGCGTGGTGCGCTTTACCCAGCTTGGCGAACAGGTGGTGGAAAAGGCGCACCGGCTCCTGCGCGAGGCGGAGGATCTGACCGACCTTGCCGCCGCCAGCGGAAAACCGTTGTCGGGCGAGCTGCGCCTGTCGGTCATCCCCACCATCGCGCCGTTCCTGTTGCCGCGCATACTGCCGCGCCTGCGCCGCGAACGCCCCGGCCTCAAGCTGTTCCTGCGTGAGGAGCCGAGCCAGGATGCCCTCGATTCGCTGCATCAGGGGCGCGCGGATTGTGTACTGCTGGCCTTGCCCTTCGACACCGGCGAAGTCGGGCACGCGCATATCGCGGACGACGCGCTGCTGGTTGCCTTCCCGAAGGACGATCCGCGCGACCCGCCTGCCATGATCTCGCCGGCCTCGATCGATGAAGGGCGCCTGCTGCTCCTGGAAGACGGGCATTGCCTGAAGGACCATGCGCTGGCCGTGTGCCAACGTCCGGAACTGGGCGGATCGTCCACCATGATCGGGACCAGCCTGCATACGCTGGTGCAGATGGTCGATAACGGTCTGGGGCTGACGATCCTGCCGCAAATGGCGCTCGATGCGAATATTCTAGCCGGGACCGAAGTGGTTGCAAGGCCGCTGAAGTCGCCGGCTGCTACGCGTGAAATTGCGCTAGTCTGGCGCAAGAATTCTCCGCGCGCTTCCGACTTCGAATTGCTGGCCGGGGAATTGCGCGCGGGATGA
- a CDS encoding PilZ domain-containing protein: MRIFNRFQLDEEIDITIHGVRDTATLYNLSSGGCMLETDNADVTEGALITVRLNSQTQMDARVVWRMGKNVGIKFSVPLHPAVVSALGYDGTNEEFDSYDPRDRFGIPLIAPLHMGSGFIE, translated from the coding sequence ATGCGTATTTTCAACCGGTTCCAGCTGGATGAGGAAATCGATATCACCATCCACGGCGTGCGGGACACCGCAACGCTGTACAATCTGTCGAGCGGCGGATGCATGCTTGAAACGGACAATGCCGACGTTACCGAAGGCGCGCTGATTACGGTACGCCTGAACAGTCAGACGCAAATGGACGCCCGCGTTGTATGGCGGATGGGCAAGAACGTGGGGATCAAGTTCTCCGTTCCCCTGCACCCGGCCGTGGTGAGCGCACTCGGCTATGATGGCACGAACGAGGAATTCGACAGCTACGATCCGCGCGACCGCTTCGGCATTCCGTTGATCGCCCCGCTTCATATGGGTAGCGGTTTCATCGAGTAG
- the pgsA gene encoding CDP-diacylglycerol--glycerol-3-phosphate 3-phosphatidyltransferase: MLTLPNILTLSRIVTIPLLAFLLWWPDWEVGYALAFVLYCMMGITDYFDGLLARSSGAVSKLGIFLDPIADKIMVAAVILVLTAQGLLRGPYVGDLHVIAGLIILMREIAVSGLREFLAGLQVSVPVTKLAKWKTTFQMVALGALIFSGAAPGWNITFADLTFNFPHLVGIATLWTAAVLTLITGWDYLRVGLKHMD; encoded by the coding sequence ATGCTGACCCTGCCGAACATCCTCACGCTGTCGCGTATCGTGACGATTCCCCTGCTGGCCTTCCTGTTGTGGTGGCCCGACTGGGAAGTGGGATACGCGTTGGCTTTCGTATTGTACTGCATGATGGGGATTACGGACTATTTCGATGGCCTGCTCGCCCGGTCGAGCGGGGCTGTGTCGAAGCTGGGCATCTTCCTCGATCCGATTGCGGACAAGATCATGGTGGCGGCTGTCATCCTGGTGCTGACGGCGCAGGGCCTGCTGCGCGGGCCGTATGTCGGCGATCTCCATGTGATTGCCGGGCTGATAATCCTGATGCGTGAAATCGCGGTATCGGGGCTGCGCGAATTTTTGGCCGGATTGCAGGTGTCGGTACCGGTGACGAAGCTGGCCAAGTGGAAAACCACGTTTCAGATGGTGGCGTTGGGTGCGCTGATCTTTTCGGGTGCGGCCCCCGGGTGGAACATCACATTTGCCGATCTGACGTTCAATTTCCCGCATCTGGTCGGGATCGCGACGTTATGGACTGCCGCCGTGCTCACGCTTATAACCGGCTGGGATTATCTGCGGGTTGGCCTCAAGCACATGGATTGA
- a CDS encoding MFS transporter, with protein MDQPSAPVGGVGGAGLHPASPDQTGPLLRSRRFLPLFFTQFLGAFNDNLYKTAMVLFVVYAIYNSESAEGTFSALASGLFILPFFLLSAIAGQLADNGDKARIIRRVKLLEIVLMIIGAAGLYLAWRGIAVNTIAIPLMLLALFLTGVQSAFFGPIKYAILPQHLRKDEVLAGTGWVEAGTYIAILAGTIIAGFIPVEWAAGAIIVVAVAGYFTGRQVPPAPAQQTPEPIDLHFIRASIDLVRKTMHDRRVFLAIIAISFFWTIGAVLFIHFPPLVKNVITGTKEVASLFLVIFSVGVAIGSVSVNALLKGTVSARYSPVSVIAMGLFVVLFYLLAMNWTPLPDDRLLSIPQFFSRPLAIPMMLSLLGIAVAGGMFVVPLYAFLTTFVPQTQTARTIAANNIVNSGAMVGGSLLVSLMTGLGVPITQQLLISAAMCLVSSYLGKLLLEAERQAEQPVGANAD; from the coding sequence ATGGACCAACCTTCCGCCCCTGTAGGCGGTGTCGGCGGTGCCGGCCTGCATCCGGCCTCCCCGGACCAAACCGGCCCGCTACTGCGCAGCCGCCGGTTCCTGCCGTTGTTCTTCACTCAGTTCCTCGGCGCCTTCAACGACAATCTCTACAAGACCGCGATGGTCTTGTTCGTGGTCTACGCCATCTACAATTCGGAAAGCGCGGAAGGCACGTTCAGCGCGCTGGCGTCGGGCCTATTCATCCTGCCGTTTTTCCTGCTGTCCGCAATTGCCGGGCAGCTGGCGGATAATGGCGACAAGGCCAGGATCATCCGCCGGGTGAAGCTGCTGGAAATCGTGCTGATGATTATCGGTGCAGCCGGACTGTATCTGGCCTGGCGCGGGATTGCGGTAAACACGATTGCCATCCCGCTGATGCTGCTGGCGCTGTTCCTGACCGGCGTGCAATCCGCCTTTTTCGGACCGATCAAATACGCCATCCTGCCGCAGCATCTGCGCAAGGACGAGGTGCTGGCCGGCACCGGCTGGGTGGAGGCCGGCACTTATATCGCCATTTTGGCCGGCACGATCATTGCCGGCTTCATTCCGGTGGAATGGGCGGCAGGCGCGATCATCGTGGTCGCCGTCGCAGGATATTTCACCGGACGGCAGGTACCGCCCGCCCCGGCGCAGCAAACGCCCGAACCCATCGACCTGCATTTCATCCGCGCCTCAATCGATCTGGTGCGCAAGACCATGCACGACCGGCGGGTGTTCCTCGCCATTATCGCGATCAGCTTCTTCTGGACCATCGGCGCAGTGCTGTTCATTCATTTTCCGCCACTGGTGAAGAACGTTATCACCGGCACGAAGGAAGTGGCCAGCCTGTTTCTGGTAATCTTCTCGGTCGGGGTGGCGATCGGTTCGGTCAGCGTCAACGCGCTGCTGAAGGGCACCGTATCGGCCCGCTATTCACCGGTATCCGTTATCGCCATGGGGCTGTTTGTGGTGCTGTTCTATTTGCTCGCGATGAACTGGACGCCGCTGCCGGATGACCGTTTGCTGTCGATCCCGCAATTTTTCAGCCGGCCGCTGGCCATACCGATGATGCTGAGCCTGCTGGGCATTGCGGTGGCGGGCGGAATGTTCGTGGTGCCGCTATATGCGTTTCTCACCACCTTCGTGCCGCAGACGCAAACCGCGCGCACGATCGCGGCCAACAATATTGTGAATTCAGGTGCGATGGTTGGTGGGTCGCTACTCGTCAGCCTGATGACCGGGCTGGGCGTTCCGATCACCCAGCAATTACTCATCAGTGCTGCGATGTGCCTGGTATCGAGTTACCTCGGCAAGCTCCTGCTCGAAGCGGAACGGCAGGCGGAACAGCCAGTCGGCGCGAACGCCGACTGA
- a CDS encoding thiamine pyrophosphate-dependent enzyme, with protein sequence MSDNSLSSRPSPPPPPTPTPAAAQLLVDCLREQGCERVFTVPGESFLQVLDALEQQQDHENAIDVITCRQEGGAAFMACADGAMGAAGATGSAQSMGRPGVAFVTRGPGATNASIGVHVAHQDSQPMILFVGDVARDMRDREGFQEIDFPAFFAPICKWAARIENADRIPEYIARAYATAISGRPGPVVLALPEDMLSDDTDAAPRPFVARPAQPPCPDAMQAMMAMIGDAASPIAIIGGAGWNMKARDYFQLFAERLGLPVATAFRRQDAIAPTSPVYAGNLGYGPNPKLVERVKQADLVIAVGARLGEATTDGYTVPTLDNSEQTIIHIHPDPEELNRVYPAQLAMCADMAEFAECAALWTDDDLIAFDAGAEAHAEWEEWATARPAASAGRNWQLDMATAVTFMRDTLPADSIVCNGAGNFSGWWHRYWRYAGFPTQLAPTAGAMGYGVPAAVAAARRFPDRTVVAVAGDGDFLMNGQELATAVQYDLDLIVIVVDNGAYGTIRMHQEREFPGRVSATNLANPDFAMLGASFGGWSRRVETTDEFRDALVEAKGRTGLRLLHCVIDVEQLAASGATISSVRGY encoded by the coding sequence ATGAGCGACAACTCCCTATCCAGCCGCCCCTCACCCCCGCCCCCGCCCACGCCCACGCCCGCAGCCGCGCAGTTGCTGGTGGACTGTCTGCGCGAACAGGGCTGCGAGCGCGTTTTCACAGTGCCGGGCGAAAGCTTCCTGCAAGTGCTCGACGCGCTGGAGCAGCAGCAGGACCACGAGAACGCCATCGATGTCATCACCTGCCGGCAGGAAGGCGGCGCGGCGTTCATGGCGTGTGCCGACGGCGCGATGGGTGCAGCGGGTGCAACCGGCTCCGCGCAGAGTATGGGCCGTCCCGGCGTCGCCTTCGTCACCCGCGGTCCCGGCGCGACCAATGCCAGCATCGGCGTGCACGTGGCGCATCAGGATTCCCAACCCATGATCCTGTTTGTGGGCGACGTGGCGCGCGATATGCGGGACCGGGAGGGATTTCAGGAAATCGACTTCCCCGCCTTTTTCGCACCCATCTGCAAATGGGCGGCGCGGATCGAGAACGCCGACCGTATCCCCGAATATATCGCCCGCGCTTATGCCACGGCAATTTCCGGACGGCCCGGTCCGGTGGTGCTTGCTCTGCCCGAAGATATGCTGTCGGACGATACCGACGCAGCCCCGCGCCCCTTCGTCGCGCGCCCGGCCCAGCCGCCCTGCCCCGACGCGATGCAGGCCATGATGGCGATGATCGGCGATGCCGCCAGCCCGATCGCGATCATCGGCGGCGCGGGCTGGAACATGAAGGCGCGCGATTATTTCCAGCTCTTCGCCGAACGGCTCGGCCTGCCCGTAGCCACTGCGTTCCGGCGGCAGGATGCAATCGCGCCCACCTCGCCGGTATATGCCGGCAATCTGGGGTACGGCCCCAATCCGAAACTGGTGGAGCGGGTGAAGCAGGCGGACCTCGTCATCGCTGTCGGCGCGCGGTTGGGGGAGGCCACTACGGATGGCTACACCGTACCCACGCTGGATAACTCCGAGCAGACCATCATCCACATCCATCCCGATCCTGAGGAGCTGAACCGCGTCTACCCCGCCCAATTGGCGATGTGTGCCGACATGGCCGAATTCGCCGAATGCGCCGCGCTGTGGACCGATGACGATCTGATTGCCTTCGATGCAGGGGCCGAGGCCCATGCCGAATGGGAAGAATGGGCAACCGCAAGACCCGCCGCCTCAGCTGGCCGCAATTGGCAACTCGATATGGCGACCGCTGTCACTTTCATGCGTGATACGCTGCCTGCCGACAGCATCGTCTGCAACGGGGCCGGAAACTTCTCCGGCTGGTGGCATCGGTACTGGCGCTATGCCGGCTTCCCCACCCAGCTTGCCCCGACGGCGGGTGCGATGGGATATGGCGTGCCCGCTGCCGTCGCCGCCGCACGGCGCTTCCCCGACCGGACGGTGGTGGCTGTGGCGGGCGATGGCGATTTCCTGATGAACGGGCAGGAACTGGCGACCGCCGTCCAATACGATCTCGACCTGATCGTCATCGTGGTGGACAACGGCGCCTACGGCACGATCCGGATGCATCAGGAACGCGAATTTCCCGGCCGGGTCAGCGCGACGAACCTCGCCAATCCGGACTTCGCGATGCTGGGCGCAAGCTTCGGCGGCTGGTCACGGCGCGTGGAAACGACCGACGAGTTCCGCGATGCGTTAGTGGAAGCGAAGGGCCGCACAGGCCTGCGCCTGCTGCATTGTGTTATCGACGTGGAACAACTGGCGGCAAGCGGCGCAACCATCAGCTCCGTCAGGGGATACTAG
- a CDS encoding CsbD family protein has translation MGEMKDKAKGLGNEIAGNAKQMSDDPKTRAEGKAQETKGEAQNLKGEAKGAMGNKV, from the coding sequence ATGGGTGAAATGAAGGACAAGGCCAAGGGCCTCGGAAACGAAATCGCCGGCAATGCGAAACAGATGTCGGACGATCCGAAAACTCGCGCCGAAGGCAAGGCTCAGGAAACAAAGGGCGAAGCCCAGAACCTGAAGGGCGAAGCCAAGGGCGCGATGGGTAACAAAGTCTGA
- a CDS encoding EVE domain-containing protein, whose product MKYWLMKSEPFKYSWDDLVAEKEGTWDGVRNHRAKNNLAAMEVGDQVLFYHSRKGLEIVGIAEVSVAGITDPTDETGKWAAVKIVPKTKLPKPVTLKDVKTVEQLEDMELVRLSRLSVSEVKPEEWSIVMSMAGI is encoded by the coding sequence ATGAAGTATTGGCTGATGAAGTCCGAACCGTTCAAATATAGTTGGGACGATTTGGTCGCGGAGAAGGAGGGAACCTGGGATGGCGTTCGCAACCACCGTGCCAAAAACAACCTCGCCGCCATGGAAGTTGGGGACCAGGTCCTGTTCTACCATTCGCGCAAAGGGCTGGAAATTGTCGGCATCGCGGAAGTAAGCGTGGCTGGCATAACCGATCCCACGGACGAAACCGGTAAATGGGCCGCGGTCAAGATCGTCCCCAAGACGAAGCTGCCCAAACCGGTCACGCTGAAGGATGTGAAGACCGTGGAGCAGCTGGAGGACATGGAACTGGTCCGCCTGTCGCGCCTATCCGTCAGCGAAGTAAAGCCGGAGGAATGGTCGATCGTGATGTCGATGGCGGGCATTTAG
- a CDS encoding putative bifunctional diguanylate cyclase/phosphodiesterase — translation MAIVFCAIMMFVGNGSNVLPQVIRSWLYAGSGPDTLLVNALLLNIALVIFGWRRYRELEEEMARTRQAEEKARLMAETDPLTQCLNRRSLTTTTNDFVAMNAKAGRATAFVMIDLDDFKRINDFNGHKVGDGVLKAIAERISNRLPEESLLARLGGDEFAFVIGFDPAQRTRVDALVGRVITSVCLPIEVDEIVVETTISVGIAWSDPAPTDGKDLIEAETLMHRADIAMYRAKKNGKNRYYWFERSMENDLHFRNELESGIRTGLREGHFVPYFEQQIDLVSGELVGFEMLARWISPEHGVLGPDLFIPIAEEIGVIGELSEQLIGRALDEANTWDPNLTLSVNISPVQMRDPWFSQKLIKLLLNHKFPARRLDVEITESCLHENIGMVHSMVTSLKNQGVSISLDDFGTGYSSLAQLRNLPFDRLKVDRSFVSELQEEGGNGQIMNAIVSLAAGLDLPITAEGIESEDVLSQLQAMGPLKGQGYLYGEPEDAAAVRRRLAAKSLLSDGSSNNRTDQAHSLPEAAKPDTAKQSLAG, via the coding sequence ATGGCGATCGTGTTCTGCGCGATCATGATGTTCGTTGGCAATGGCAGCAACGTTCTGCCGCAGGTTATCCGCAGCTGGCTGTATGCCGGAAGCGGTCCCGATACCCTGCTGGTGAATGCGCTGCTGCTCAATATCGCGCTCGTGATCTTCGGCTGGCGGCGATATCGCGAGCTGGAGGAGGAGATGGCACGGACCCGGCAGGCGGAAGAAAAGGCCCGGCTGATGGCCGAAACCGATCCGCTGACCCAATGCCTCAACCGCCGAAGCCTGACGACGACGACCAACGATTTCGTGGCGATGAATGCCAAGGCCGGGCGCGCCACCGCGTTCGTCATGATCGACCTCGACGATTTCAAACGCATCAACGATTTCAACGGCCACAAGGTTGGTGACGGCGTCCTCAAGGCAATCGCCGAGCGGATTTCCAACCGTCTGCCTGAGGAAAGCTTGCTGGCTCGTCTGGGCGGAGATGAGTTCGCGTTCGTGATTGGCTTCGATCCGGCACAGCGCACGCGGGTCGATGCGCTGGTCGGACGGGTCATCACCTCGGTCTGCCTGCCGATAGAGGTTGACGAAATTGTCGTGGAGACGACGATTTCGGTTGGCATCGCATGGTCCGACCCGGCGCCCACCGATGGCAAAGATCTGATCGAAGCGGAAACGCTGATGCACCGCGCGGATATCGCGATGTACCGTGCCAAGAAGAACGGCAAGAACCGCTATTACTGGTTCGAACGCAGCATGGAAAACGACCTGCATTTCCGCAACGAGCTGGAGAGCGGTATCCGCACCGGCCTGCGCGAGGGGCACTTCGTTCCCTATTTCGAACAGCAGATCGATCTGGTGTCGGGCGAGCTGGTCGGTTTCGAAATGCTGGCCAGATGGATTTCTCCCGAACACGGGGTGCTGGGCCCCGATCTGTTCATCCCTATCGCCGAGGAAATCGGCGTGATCGGTGAATTGTCGGAACAGCTGATCGGCCGCGCGCTCGACGAGGCGAACACTTGGGACCCGAACCTGACGCTGTCCGTCAATATCTCGCCAGTACAGATGCGCGATCCCTGGTTTTCGCAGAAATTGATCAAGCTGCTCCTCAATCATAAATTTCCGGCCCGGCGGCTGGATGTCGAAATTACCGAAAGCTGCCTGCACGAGAATATCGGCATGGTGCATTCGATGGTCACCAGCCTGAAAAACCAGGGCGTTAGCATCAGCCTGGACGATTTCGGTACCGGCTATTCCAGCCTCGCCCAGCTGCGCAACCTGCCGTTCGACCGGCTGAAAGTAGACCGCAGCTTCGTGTCGGAATTGCAGGAGGAAGGCGGCAACGGTCAAATCATGAACGCTATCGTTTCACTTGCGGCAGGGCTCGATCTGCCGATCACGGCGGAGGGTATCGAAAGCGAAGACGTGCTGTCGCAGTTGCAGGCGATGGGTCCGCTCAAGGGTCAGGGCTATCTGTATGGCGAGCCGGAAGATGCTGCCGCCGTACGCAGGCGGCTGGCCGCCAAGAGCCTACTGAGCGACGGTTCTTCGAATAATCGCACCGACCAGGCGCACTCCCTGCCCGAAGCCGCCAAACCCGACACCGCCAAGCAAAGCCTCGCCGGCTAA
- the dapF gene encoding diaminopimelate epimerase has product MRVPFTKMHGLGNDFVMLDARERTLPPVTGPVAAALADRRTGIGCDQLILLQPASADAPGADFRMRIFNSDGSEVQSCGNAARAVALLHGSDAAVETAGGTIRVSPRDAGAEVDMGAPRFDWDDIPLAYAMDTAAMPVGWPYAGGTMHNPAAVNVGNPHVVFFVEDAYAVPLAEVGPDIETDALFPERINVNVASVSSGELTLRVWERGTGLTRACGTGACATAVAAIRRGLVQSPVTVHLPGGALTIAWQQGGTIMMTGPAQTAFTGSFEWEDFA; this is encoded by the coding sequence ATGCGCGTCCCCTTCACCAAGATGCACGGCCTCGGCAATGATTTCGTGATGCTCGACGCGCGCGAACGCACCTTGCCGCCCGTTACCGGGCCTGTCGCCGCAGCGCTGGCCGATCGCCGCACCGGGATCGGTTGCGACCAGTTGATCCTGCTCCAACCGGCCTCCGCCGATGCGCCAGGCGCGGATTTCCGAATGCGGATTTTCAATTCCGATGGCAGCGAAGTGCAGTCTTGCGGAAACGCGGCACGTGCGGTGGCGCTGCTGCATGGCAGCGATGCCGCAGTCGAAACGGCCGGCGGAACGATCCGCGTTTCGCCCCGCGACGCCGGTGCCGAAGTCGACATGGGCGCGCCGCGCTTCGACTGGGACGACATTCCGCTGGCCTATGCGATGGATACGGCCGCCATGCCGGTCGGCTGGCCTTACGCCGGTGGCACGATGCACAATCCTGCAGCCGTGAATGTCGGCAACCCGCATGTGGTGTTCTTCGTCGAGGATGCATACGCTGTGCCATTGGCGGAGGTGGGCCCGGACATAGAGACCGACGCGCTGTTTCCCGAACGCATCAACGTGAACGTCGCCAGCGTTTCAAGTGGCGAACTTACCCTGCGCGTCTGGGAACGCGGCACCGGGCTGACACGCGCCTGCGGTACCGGGGCCTGCGCCACGGCGGTTGCGGCCATCCGGCGCGGCCTGGTCCAGTCCCCGGTCACCGTGCATCTGCCCGGCGGCGCACTGACGATTGCGTGGCAGCAAGGCGGCACAATCATGATGACCGGCCCCGCGCAGACTGCCTTTACTGGCTCGTTCGAGTGGGAAGACTTTGCGTGA